The following proteins are co-located in the Camelina sativa cultivar DH55 chromosome 12, Cs, whole genome shotgun sequence genome:
- the LOC104729776 gene encoding proline-rich receptor-like protein kinase PERK5 encodes MAESPVDSPPAPETSNGTPPSTNGTSPSDGSSPPSPPSLPPPSSDSAPPPNKDDGSASSSPPPAPPSQETTPPPSPPVVANPPPKTPETPPAPPSPEGSTPVTPQAPPQTPSNQSPPLDRPTPPSPGGANDDRNRNNGGNNRDSFTPLQPSSGNRTTGDGGSPSPPRSSSPPRSSGDLDSLLSGKHHPQANIGLIIGVLVGAGLLLILLVCICICCKKKKKKSPQVNHMHYYNNNPYGAPTGNGGYYKGTPQDHVVNMAAQGGGNWGPKQPLYGPHSGNSNLTGPSATPSPQAATLGHNQSTFTYDELSIATEGFAQSNLLGQGGFGYVHKGVLPSGKEVAVKSLKLGSGQGEREFQAEVDIISRVHHRHLVSLVGYCISGGQRLLVYEFIPNNTLEFHLHGKGRPVLEWSTRVKIALGSARGLAYLHEDCHPRIIHRDIKAANILLDFSFETKVADFGLAKLSQDNYTHVSTRVMGTFGYLAPEYASSGKLSDKSDVFSFGVMLLELITGRPPVDLTGEMEDSLVDWARPLCLKAAQDGDYSQLADLRLELNYDQQEMARMASCAAAAIRHSARRRPKMSQIVRALEGDMSMEDLSEGTRPGQSTYLSPGSVSSEYDASSYSADMKKFKKLALESKEYQSSEYGGTSEYGLNPSTSSSEDMNRGSMKRNPQL; translated from the exons ATGGCGGAATCGCCGGTGGATTCACCTCCTGCTCCTGAAACCTCAAATGGCACACCGCCTTCAACAAATGGGACATCACCGTCAGATGGTTCATCGCCGCCTTCACCACCTTCTTTACCTCCACCGTCATCCGATTCTGCTCCTCCGCCAAATAAAGACGATggctcagcttcttcttcaccccCGCCTGCACCGCCGAGTCAGGAAACCACACCTCCTCCATCGCCGCCGGTTGTAGCTAATCCGCCACCGAAAACTCCAGAGACTCCTCCTGCTCCACCTTCACCTGAAGGCTCAACTCCGGTAACGCCGCAGGCACCACCACAAACACCGTCGAACCAATCACCGCCTTTAGATAGACCAACTCCTCCTTCTCCTGGTGGTGCCAATGATGACCGTAACAGAAACAATGGTGGTAATAACAGAGATAGTTTCACTCCGTTACAACCATCTTCAGGGAACAGAACTACCGGTGACGGTGGCTCACCTTCACCGCCTCGGTCAAGTAGCCCACCTCGGAGTAGTGGAGATTTAGACTCATTGTTATCAGGGAAACATCATCCACAAGCCAACATTGGATTGATTATTGGAGTTCTTGTAGGAGCAGGGCTTTTGCTTATACTTCTAGTATGTATTTGCATCTgttgcaagaagaagaagaaaaagtcccCTCAGGTCAACCACATGCACTACTACAATAACAATCCTTATGGAGCACCAACAG GTAATGGTGGTTATTATAAGGGAACACCCCAAGATCATGTGGTAAATATGGCTGCTCAAGGAGGAGGGAATTGGGGACCAAAGCAACCTCTGTATGGTCCTCACAGTGGCAATTCCAACTTAACTGGTCCAAGTGCTACACCGTCGCCTCAAGCTGCGACTCTTGGTCACAACCAAAGCACTTTCACATACGATGAACTGTCTATTGCAACAGAAGGTTTTGCTCAGTCAAATTTGCTGGGACAAGGAGGATTTGGGTATGTTCATAAAGGTGTTTTGCCTAGTGGCAAAGAAGTTGCAGTGAAGAGTCTTAAACTTGGAAGTGGACAAGGCGAACGAGAGTTTCAAGCAGAGGTTGATATCATTAGCCGTGTCCATCATCGTCATCTCGTTTCTCTTGTTGGATATTGCATCTCTGGTGGTCAAAGGCTTTTGGTTTATGAGTTTATACCTAACAACACTCTTGAATTCCATCTTCACG GTAAGGGTCGTCCTGTTTTAGAATGGTCTACACGAGTAAAGATTGCACTGGGATCAGCTAGAGGTCTTGCATATTTGCATGAAGACT GTCATCCTCGCATTATCCATAGAGATATCAAAGCTGCAAACATTCTTCTCGATTTCAGTTTTGAAACCAAG GTTGCAGATTTTGGATTAGCTAAGCTATCTCAAGACAACTATACTCATGTATCCACTCGTGTCATGGGAACTTTCGG ATACTTAGCTCCAGAGTATGCATCAAGCGGAAAGTTATCCGACAAATCTGATGTTTTCTCATTTGGAGTAATGCTTCTTGAGCTCATAACCGGACGACCTCCAGTTGATCTAACTGGAGAAATGGAAGACAGTTTGGTAGATTGG gcAAGGCCTTTGTGTTTGAAAGCAGCTCAAGATGGAGACTACAGCCAATTGGCAGATTTGCGTCTAGAGCTAAACTACGATCAACAAGAGATGGCTCGAATGGCTTCTTGTGCAGCTGCAGCAATCAGACACTCAGCAAGAAGACGTCCTAAGATGAGCCAG ATTGTACGAGCACTAGAAGGAGATATGTCAATGGAGGATCTAAGTGAAGGAACAAGACCAGGACAAAGCACGTACTTGAGCCCAGGAAGCGTGAGCTCGGAGTATGACGCTAGCTCGTACAGTGCAGACatgaaaaaattcaagaaattggctTTAGAGAGCAAAGAGTATCAAAGCAGTGAATATGGTGGAACAAGTGAGTACGGCTTGAATCCGTCTACTTCAAGTAGTGAAGACATGAATAGAGGTTCAATGAAACGCAATCCTCAGCTTTAA